Proteins co-encoded in one Flavobacteriaceae bacterium MAR_2009_75 genomic window:
- a CDS encoding enamine deaminase RidA (YjgF/YER057c/UK114 family), with translation MSDSPSERIKALGLKLPPAPPPAGLYKPILVVDNFLYISGQGPMLPDGSLMKGRAGHDMTLEEAKLGARQVGLTMISTIQTHFGDINRIKRIVKTLGMVNSDPDFGDQPLVINGFSELMADIFGSDNGVGVRSAVGMILPGGIPVEVEAMFELH, from the coding sequence ATGAGCGATTCACCATCAGAAAGAATAAAGGCACTCGGTCTAAAACTACCACCAGCCCCTCCGCCGGCAGGTCTGTACAAACCGATTTTGGTAGTAGATAATTTTCTGTATATCTCAGGTCAAGGCCCCATGTTACCTGACGGCAGCCTTATGAAAGGTCGTGCCGGTCATGATATGACCCTTGAAGAAGCTAAATTGGGTGCGAGACAAGTAGGTTTAACTATGATTTCAACAATTCAGACCCATTTTGGCGATATTAATAGAATTAAAAGAATTGTAAAAACCTTGGGGATGGTAAACTCAGACCCTGATTTTGGCGATCAACCTTTGGTCATCAATGGTTTTAGCGAACTCATGGCCGATATTTTCGGGTCTGATAACGGGGTTGGTGTACGAAGCGCCGTCGGCATGATATTACCTGGTGGAATACCTGTTGAAGTAGAAGCCATGTTTGAACTACACTGA
- a CDS encoding D-serine deaminase-like pyridoxal phosphate-dependent protein encodes MTNNLPWYALKNTESVISPSLLVYSERIEYNIRTMLKMSGDVDFLRPHIKTHKSAEIIKLQLQQGVYKFKCATIAEAELLAKCNAPDVLLAMQPVGANIERFFKLAETFPNTKFSTLVDNPSIVNQIAREASRKNVIVPLWMDINTGMNRTGILPDETAIELYRQMEADPNIRPMGFHAYDGHIRNTDVLKREKECNEAFEKVLSLKSKLISEGIEIKNIVAGGSPTFPFHAKREGIEASPGTTLLWDAGYGGLFPEMNFIPAAVLFTRIISKPAKNTLCTDLGHKSLASEMSFPRVQFLNVDDWNQKGQSEEHFVIDCENSQNYHVGDAAYAIPMHICPTVAKYEYLQVVFDGEIIDIWKVAARNQTLTL; translated from the coding sequence ATGACAAATAACCTACCGTGGTACGCACTTAAAAATACCGAAAGTGTAATCTCACCTTCATTGTTGGTGTATTCTGAACGCATAGAATATAACATTAGAACGATGTTGAAAATGTCCGGAGATGTTGATTTTTTAAGGCCTCATATAAAAACCCATAAATCGGCAGAGATAATCAAACTGCAACTACAACAAGGTGTTTATAAGTTCAAGTGTGCCACGATAGCAGAGGCCGAACTTTTGGCAAAATGCAATGCCCCAGATGTTTTGTTGGCCATGCAGCCTGTCGGTGCAAATATTGAGCGTTTCTTTAAACTGGCAGAAACGTTTCCAAACACAAAATTTTCCACATTAGTAGACAATCCAAGCATAGTAAACCAAATAGCACGTGAGGCCAGTAGAAAAAATGTAATAGTTCCCCTCTGGATGGACATCAATACAGGAATGAACCGTACGGGCATTCTACCGGATGAAACTGCTATTGAACTTTATCGCCAAATGGAAGCCGACCCCAATATTCGCCCCATGGGGTTTCATGCTTACGACGGCCATATTAGAAATACCGATGTACTAAAACGTGAAAAAGAATGTAACGAAGCCTTTGAGAAAGTTTTATCTCTAAAGAGTAAGTTGATATCGGAAGGCATCGAAATAAAAAATATTGTGGCCGGTGGGTCACCTACCTTTCCGTTTCATGCCAAAAGAGAAGGTATAGAAGCCAGCCCCGGAACCACATTGCTTTGGGATGCCGGTTATGGAGGGTTATTTCCCGAAATGAATTTTATTCCAGCAGCAGTTCTTTTCACGCGCATTATAAGTAAACCCGCAAAAAATACGCTCTGCACCGATTTAGGGCATAAATCACTAGCTTCAGAAATGTCTTTTCCGAGAGTTCAATTTTTGAATGTAGACGATTGGAATCAAAAAGGTCAAAGTGAAGAACATTTCGTGATCGATTGCGAAAACAGTCAAAACTATCATGTAGGCGATGCAGCTTATGCCATTCCCATGCACATCTGCCCAACGGTTGCCAAATATGAATATCTACAGGTTGTTTTCGATGGTGAAATTATCGATATATGGAAGGTTGCCGCCCGTAATCAAACCCTAACGCTCTAG
- a CDS encoding acetyl esterase/lipase translates to MPRKTYCLLAIVTIYFFTYIGHAQTEILYKQVDTTRLYLEVHKPAKPDVSRKYPAFIFFFGGGWQKGDRSHFKYHAEYFKQRGMVCILADYRIESTHGTSPFIAVQDAKSVIRYVRKNADSLGIDPSKIIASGGSAGGHLAASTALIEKYNDPNDDLQIDCKPNALVLYNPVIDNGPGGYGYERIGDAYKDFSPLHNIEKGAPPTLLFLGTKDHHIPVVTAEYYKMVMDEVGSRCDLKIYEDKGHGFFNYPFKAMYKKTIQETDEFLKSLGYVDEQPLVQIN, encoded by the coding sequence ATGCCTAGAAAAACTTATTGTCTTCTTGCTATAGTAACGATTTATTTCTTTACCTATATCGGACATGCCCAAACTGAAATCTTGTACAAGCAGGTAGATACTACCCGACTATATTTAGAAGTCCATAAACCGGCGAAGCCAGATGTTTCCAGAAAATATCCAGCATTTATTTTTTTCTTTGGAGGAGGATGGCAAAAAGGCGATCGCTCTCATTTTAAATATCATGCCGAATATTTCAAGCAGAGAGGCATGGTTTGTATTTTAGCTGATTATCGTATCGAAAGTACACATGGCACCTCACCTTTTATTGCCGTTCAAGACGCTAAATCTGTAATAAGATATGTACGCAAGAATGCCGATAGTTTAGGGATAGACCCAAGTAAAATTATAGCTTCGGGAGGTTCTGCTGGTGGTCATTTGGCAGCTTCGACCGCTTTAATTGAAAAATACAATGATCCCAACGATGACTTGCAAATTGATTGTAAGCCCAATGCTTTGGTACTTTATAATCCTGTAATCGATAACGGACCCGGCGGATATGGGTACGAAAGAATTGGAGACGCCTACAAAGATTTTTCGCCCCTACATAACATAGAAAAAGGGGCGCCACCTACACTTCTATTTTTAGGAACTAAAGACCATCATATTCCAGTAGTTACCGCGGAGTATTACAAAATGGTAATGGACGAGGTAGGTAGCCGTTGTGATCTAAAAATTTATGAAGATAAAGGCCACGGCTTTTTCAATTACCCATTCAAAGCGATGTATAAGAAAACGATTCAAGAAACTGACGAGTTTCTTAAGTCCTTAGGCTATGTAGACGAGCAACCTCTAGTTCAAATCAATTAA
- a CDS encoding PelA/Pel-15E family pectate lyase codes for MKFQILITFLLSFSLTSYTKAQSDTLNDRIQETMLDATTFMVETVSTNGGYVWLYLPDFSRRWGEMEAYKTMIWLQNPGTISMGHVFLDAYRATENEYYYQAAEKAASAIIWGQLSEGGWNYMVDFAGDRSLKNWYKTIGKNGWRLEEFQNYYGNATFDDDVSTDATRFLLRMYLEKLDPKYKPALDKAIGFILESQYSNGGWPQRYPLRYDFEKHGFPDYTSFYTFNDDVIWENIDFLIYAYLVLGENRFLEPIYKGMDFYRISQDTSGAWGQQLDMQMKAASARTYEPTAFLPGATAENAFLLMKFYQLTGDTKFLEGVPKAIDWLEKTRLPEDKNEGDRTHPTFVDIESHNPIYVHRKGSNSKYGRYYTDTDDKNLLSHYYGKTRVPLQKLKAEYQRISKLTKEEATQNSPLSPAQFLQNETPQKYYGVDANDNLSKIDKDEVLNILNALDNDHRWLSKHVYISNPYIGDGVNSEPTTAYATTRVGDETDTSPYIDESQQEYISTRTYISNMKLLIRHINASKSNK; via the coding sequence ATGAAATTTCAAATCTTGATTACTTTTCTATTATCTTTTAGTCTCACTAGCTATACCAAGGCCCAGAGTGATACTTTGAACGACCGAATTCAAGAGACCATGTTAGATGCTACCACCTTTATGGTAGAAACCGTAAGCACCAATGGAGGTTATGTATGGTTGTACTTACCCGATTTTTCTCGTCGATGGGGTGAAATGGAGGCGTATAAAACCATGATTTGGTTGCAAAACCCAGGTACCATAAGTATGGGTCATGTATTTCTCGATGCCTACCGTGCCACTGAAAATGAGTACTATTATCAAGCCGCTGAAAAAGCTGCCTCAGCAATTATCTGGGGTCAATTAAGTGAAGGCGGTTGGAATTATATGGTCGATTTTGCCGGAGATAGGTCTCTGAAGAATTGGTACAAGACTATCGGAAAAAATGGATGGCGCCTAGAAGAGTTTCAAAATTACTATGGCAACGCTACTTTCGATGATGATGTTTCTACCGACGCTACGCGTTTTCTGTTAAGAATGTATCTTGAAAAATTAGACCCAAAATATAAACCTGCCTTGGACAAGGCCATCGGTTTTATTCTTGAAAGTCAATATTCGAATGGGGGGTGGCCACAAAGGTATCCGTTGAGATACGATTTTGAAAAACATGGTTTTCCTGACTACACCTCGTTCTATACATTCAATGATGATGTAATTTGGGAAAATATAGATTTTCTCATTTATGCTTATTTAGTGTTGGGCGAGAACCGATTTTTAGAGCCGATATACAAAGGCATGGATTTTTACAGAATATCGCAAGATACCAGTGGCGCATGGGGGCAACAGTTAGATATGCAAATGAAAGCTGCGAGTGCACGCACTTACGAACCCACCGCCTTTCTTCCGGGTGCTACGGCGGAAAATGCATTTCTGCTAATGAAATTCTACCAGCTGACGGGTGACACCAAATTTTTAGAGGGCGTGCCAAAGGCAATAGATTGGCTAGAAAAAACACGTTTGCCAGAAGATAAAAATGAAGGCGATCGTACACATCCCACATTTGTCGATATAGAATCTCACAACCCAATATATGTTCACCGAAAAGGTTCTAACTCAAAGTATGGCAGATACTATACCGACACCGATGATAAGAATCTTTTATCTCACTATTATGGCAAAACAAGGGTGCCGCTTCAGAAATTAAAAGCTGAATACCAACGTATATCAAAGCTTACTAAAGAAGAGGCTACTCAAAACTCTCCATTGAGCCCGGCGCAGTTTCTTCAAAATGAAACTCCTCAAAAATATTATGGAGTAGATGCCAATGATAATCTCTCTAAAATCGATAAAGATGAAGTTCTGAACATCTTAAATGCATTAGACAATGACCATAGATGGTTGTCAAAGCATGTATATATTAGCAACCCTTATATAGGCGATGGTGTAAATAGCGAACCAACTACGGCCTATGCAACGACACGAGTCGGCGATGAAACCGACACGTCTCCTTATATCGACGAATCACAACAGGAATATATCTCTACCCGAACATATATTTCGAACATGAAATTGCTCATTCGCCATATCAACGCATCCAAAAGCAACAAATAG
- a CDS encoding Gnt-I system high-affinity gluconate transporter: MPLAIVIAGIILLFILIARFRLNAFIAFVIVSLLVGVAEGMDFLTVSKSIQTGIGNTLGYLILILGLGAMLGKLVADSGAAQRITTQLVEKFGKKNIQWAVVLTGFIVGIPMFYTVGFVILIPLVFTVAAATGLPLIYVGLPMLASLSVTHGYLPPHPAPTGIAVMFNADIGKTLLYGIIVAIPAIIVAGPLFSRTIKNVEATPLKEFLNPTVLSDDEMPSTMTSIVSALLPVILIGLQSVVALILPEENIIRKITDILGDPVIAMLISVLVAIYTLGIARGKKMKEVMDSVASAVSGITMVLLIIAGAGALKQVLIDSGVSEYIGDMLKGSTISPLVLAWLIATVIRVCVGSATVAGLTAAGIAMPLVGNGVSPELMVLAIGSGSLMLSHVNDGGFWLYKEYFNLSIKDTLRTWTVMETTVGIMGLIGVLILDTFI; encoded by the coding sequence ATGCCTCTCGCCATTGTTATTGCCGGAATCATTCTTTTATTCATTCTAATTGCCCGTTTTAGGCTGAATGCTTTCATCGCTTTCGTTATCGTGTCTCTTCTGGTCGGTGTTGCCGAAGGCATGGACTTTCTTACGGTTTCTAAATCGATACAAACTGGAATCGGGAATACTTTAGGCTATCTTATTTTGATTCTTGGCCTCGGTGCCATGTTGGGTAAATTAGTTGCGGATAGCGGAGCGGCACAACGCATTACAACCCAATTGGTAGAGAAATTCGGAAAGAAAAATATTCAGTGGGCCGTAGTTTTGACCGGCTTTATCGTGGGTATACCCATGTTTTATACGGTGGGGTTCGTTATTCTTATTCCACTTGTATTTACGGTAGCCGCTGCTACAGGGCTACCATTGATTTATGTTGGTCTGCCCATGTTGGCCTCCTTATCGGTTACTCACGGCTATCTACCACCACATCCCGCACCTACTGGTATTGCGGTAATGTTCAATGCTGATATCGGCAAAACGTTGCTGTACGGAATTATTGTCGCCATCCCGGCCATTATTGTCGCTGGCCCACTTTTTTCACGAACAATAAAAAATGTTGAGGCCACTCCATTAAAAGAATTTTTGAATCCTACGGTACTGTCAGACGATGAGATGCCGAGCACCATGACCAGTATAGTTTCGGCTTTGTTACCTGTTATTCTTATTGGCTTACAATCTGTGGTAGCGTTGATTCTTCCCGAAGAAAATATAATTAGAAAAATAACTGACATTCTAGGTGATCCGGTAATAGCCATGCTAATTTCAGTTTTGGTCGCCATTTACACTTTGGGTATCGCTCGAGGTAAAAAAATGAAAGAGGTAATGGATTCTGTCGCAAGTGCAGTGTCGGGCATAACAATGGTGCTTTTGATTATCGCAGGCGCCGGAGCTTTAAAACAGGTACTTATCGATAGTGGTGTGAGCGAATATATTGGTGATATGCTAAAAGGTTCTACCATTTCACCACTAGTTCTCGCCTGGCTCATCGCTACGGTGATTCGCGTTTGCGTAGGCTCGGCAACGGTAGCCGGCCTAACAGCGGCTGGTATCGCCATGCCTTTGGTCGGCAATGGGGTGAGCCCTGAACTCATGGTATTGGCCATAGGTTCTGGCAGCTTGATGCTTTCTCACGTAAATGATGGGGGTTTCTGGCTTTACAAAGAATACTTTAATCTATCTATAAAAGATACCCTGCGCACTTGGACGGTTATGGAAACCACCGTAGGTATTATGGGTCTTATCGGAGTTTTAATTTTAGACACATTTATATAA
- a CDS encoding putative sulfatase has translation MKLYHFSLSTITLLSMLCLWSNNYSQDRPNILFAISDDQSFGHTSFEGSTYINTPAFDQVAKEGVYFSNCYAGSPGCAPSRSSIVTGRYHWQNEQSGQHASSWLKKHISFIDLLEQNGYKTGRTGKGVGPFKYAEDAGDSLFRTINAAGVEHSNITYTIENDERYASGISKVNYFENFKHFMENTRKEEPFFFWYGATEPHRRYEQDSWKRRGKKLESVEVPEFLPDNGLIRGDILDYAIEIEWFDLHLQRMLEYLKEKGELENTIVVVTADNGMPFPRAKANGYDYGVHVPMAIRYPKKFPAGRTIDDPISFIDLAPTILELTKTSGDGMLPIAGRSFSNLLTAEKSGKIDDSRTFALAGRERHSSARYLNKGYPQRILKGGDYLYTWNINPELWPAGAPQKYHPKDSTELMPMFGLDINGKYIPDAAFMDIDDCPTKTFLIENHDDKEIQKYFKLAVAKRPEFELFNVKEDPSCIKNLSGQEQYAEIEQKLKGQMMRELKRTGDPRVTGPVKEIFNTYKRYSPIRYYPNPQTSEQPQI, from the coding sequence ATGAAGTTATACCATTTTTCCCTTTCGACCATTACCCTATTGTCCATGCTTTGTCTTTGGTCAAATAATTACTCACAAGACCGCCCTAACATTCTTTTTGCCATAAGCGATGACCAATCTTTTGGTCATACCAGTTTTGAAGGGAGCACATACATCAATACCCCGGCATTCGACCAAGTTGCTAAAGAGGGTGTTTATTTCTCAAATTGCTATGCCGGTTCGCCCGGATGCGCGCCCTCGAGAAGTTCTATCGTAACGGGACGTTATCATTGGCAGAACGAACAATCAGGCCAACATGCTTCTTCCTGGTTAAAAAAACACATCTCGTTTATAGACCTTTTGGAACAAAACGGTTATAAGACCGGCAGAACGGGCAAAGGCGTTGGCCCTTTTAAATATGCTGAAGATGCAGGCGATTCTTTATTTCGAACTATTAATGCCGCAGGTGTAGAACATAGCAATATTACATATACCATAGAAAACGATGAACGGTACGCCAGTGGCATAAGCAAAGTCAACTACTTTGAGAACTTTAAACACTTTATGGAAAACACCCGAAAAGAAGAGCCCTTCTTTTTTTGGTACGGAGCAACAGAACCCCATAGAAGATATGAACAAGACTCATGGAAACGTCGGGGCAAAAAATTGGAAAGCGTAGAAGTACCCGAATTTTTACCCGATAATGGACTTATACGTGGTGATATTCTTGATTATGCCATAGAAATAGAATGGTTCGACCTTCACCTTCAGCGTATGCTTGAATATTTAAAAGAAAAGGGAGAATTAGAAAACACCATTGTAGTGGTCACTGCAGATAATGGCATGCCCTTTCCAAGAGCAAAAGCCAATGGCTACGATTATGGGGTTCATGTTCCTATGGCCATTCGCTACCCCAAAAAATTTCCTGCGGGCAGAACTATTGACGACCCGATAAGTTTTATCGATTTGGCGCCAACCATACTAGAGCTCACGAAAACCTCTGGTGATGGTATGCTACCTATTGCCGGAAGAAGTTTCTCTAATCTTTTAACAGCCGAAAAAAGCGGAAAAATAGATGATTCTAGAACCTTTGCCCTAGCGGGTCGCGAGCGACATTCTTCTGCACGCTACCTCAATAAGGGCTATCCACAACGGATATTAAAGGGGGGTGACTATTTATATACATGGAATATAAACCCCGAACTCTGGCCTGCTGGAGCCCCACAAAAATACCATCCCAAAGATAGCACCGAATTAATGCCAATGTTCGGGCTTGATATAAATGGAAAATATATTCCCGATGCGGCCTTTATGGATATTGACGACTGCCCTACAAAGACCTTTCTTATCGAAAATCATGATGACAAAGAAATTCAAAAGTATTTTAAATTGGCAGTTGCCAAAAGACCCGAATTCGAGCTTTTCAATGTAAAAGAAGACCCTTCATGCATTAAGAATCTTTCCGGTCAAGAACAATACGCAGAAATTGAACAGAAATTGAAAGGGCAAATGATGCGAGAGTTAAAAAGAACAGGAGACCCAAGAGTTACTGGCCCCGTGAAAGAAATATTCAACACCTATAAAAGATATTCGCCCATTAGATACTATCCAAACCCCCAAACTTCAGAACAACCTCAGATTTAG
- a CDS encoding concanavalin A-like lectin/glucanase superfamily protein, with protein MSRTVISRRCLLFISHRCLASFVLLLGLAVPSSLQSQNEQKVKSVEWSVVDLLRSKSDTVQIHGSPSIVDGPYGNAVYFDGVNDALFLDAMPIDSLKNFTVEMIFNPASDGPFEQRVLHMGEVSGDRILLEIRTLENDWYFDGFAASGTNKTALINENLLHPLNEWHHVAFIVTTDSLRTYVNGQLELNEPYSFKPILSGRSSIGVRLNKRSWYKGFVYKIRITSKELSPEDFMSMSH; from the coding sequence ATGTCTAGAACAGTCATATCAAGAAGATGTCTTTTATTTATATCGCATCGGTGCTTAGCTAGTTTCGTACTATTGCTTGGTCTGGCCGTTCCATCTTCACTTCAATCGCAAAATGAACAGAAAGTGAAATCCGTAGAATGGTCGGTTGTTGACCTTCTTCGATCAAAATCAGATACTGTTCAGATTCATGGATCACCTTCAATTGTCGATGGCCCTTATGGTAATGCAGTATATTTCGACGGAGTCAACGATGCCTTGTTTCTAGATGCCATGCCGATTGATTCGCTAAAGAACTTTACTGTTGAAATGATTTTCAACCCGGCATCTGACGGACCATTTGAACAAAGGGTACTGCACATGGGCGAAGTATCAGGTGACCGTATATTGCTTGAAATTAGAACCTTAGAAAACGATTGGTATTTTGATGGCTTTGCTGCCTCCGGTACGAATAAAACGGCGCTAATCAATGAAAATTTGTTGCATCCATTGAACGAGTGGCACCACGTAGCCTTCATAGTGACAACCGATAGCTTGCGGACCTATGTTAACGGCCAACTTGAATTAAATGAGCCTTATTCTTTCAAACCTATATTGAGCGGGCGTAGTTCTATTGGTGTAAGATTAAATAAACGCTCTTGGTATAAGGGTTTCGTTTATAAAATACGTATTACATCAAAAGAGCTCAGTCCAGAAGATTTTATGTCGATGAGCCATTAA